DNA from Daucus carota subsp. sativus chromosome 1, DH1 v3.0, whole genome shotgun sequence:
TCCTCATAACCATTCTGTGCAAATGCTACAAGAATTACAGTCATGGAAACCTCGTCAAGTATCTTAGCAGAATTAAATATTTGCAGTGCCTCTTCTATGTATCCACATTTAGAATACATGTCCATCAGCGCACTCTCAATACATAGATCTGATTGAAAACCCAACTTCCAAACAATGCCATGTATCTGACTTCCTTCCTTGTGTGCCTGCAAACCGGAGCAAGCCAACAGAGAGCTCAAATATGTCAAATAATTCGGCTCCACTGATCCCATCCGCATATCCACGAACAAATTCAAACTTTCCTCACAAAGCTGATTTTTTGCAAGGCCTGAAATCACAGCAGTCCAACTAATAACATTCTTCTCACCCATCTCATTGAATACCTGTCTTCCAGAATTCAAACACCCACAATGAAAGTACGACGTTATCAAAGCATTCCCCACAGATATCCCCGATTCATACCCACACAAAAACACAATTGCATGTATCATCCTAGTAACACTAACAACATCAGGATCACTGCATTTGGACAATATGGTGGTCAGTGTTGCTTGATCAAAACAACAAACACCCAACTGAAACACCTTTCTAAAATACCCAAATCCAGTATCCAGTTCCCCACAAGCCAAAAACCCTGAAATCATGGAATTCCAAGAAACTGCATCTCTCACAGGCATTTCATCGAACAACTTAGCTGCATCATCTAATCTGTCACATTTGGAGTACATAAAGAGGAGAGAGTTGGAAATGTGCAAATGGGTATGATGCTCAGGGCTTTTGATTAGGGAGGCATGGATTGAAGAACCCAAATGGAGACGAGCTTCTCTACCACAAATGGAGAGAAGGTAGCTTATGTCTACATGATTGTTGAGCACATAAGATAGCCAGTTGGGTACATTTCGTTGTTTAAGATTTTGAAAAACCCATCTGGAattcatacataaatttatGATGGGATACAAACATATAATCTACTCGTGCAACAAATATGCATGAGAGTAGTGTTAATGATAGTCTCCATGTAAGgcgtaatatatttattatttctgtaaactaatttattttgaaacatTTGTATATTCAACTGTTTGATAATTACTCCATCCgcccccctcaattgtttacattagaGGGGGACacgggacccatcaatatttaataatagatttaagatagtggaggaaagtagtaggtgtaatagtagtttttattgttaaatatgagatggtgggtgtaatgatggaaaaaacttactatttatggtaatgtaaagaaatgagagggacatcccaaaatagtaactgtaaagaaatgagagggacagagggagtatatgattaTATGATTATACTGTTTCGAATGATTTTATGTtgggaaaaatatttataaatttcatccATTCCTTTCTCTATTTCATTCTTTATACTGTATTATATATGTTCTTTATATTTTATGTCAATGATCACACtcctaatttattatattagtgTTCTATAGTAAAAGATTAATACAGTTTTCACttctcgacacgtattttaatgtaatttattcttttaaaaaaaatctgaacaaaaatttagatattaaatttttatatgaggTTTAAAGTGCACACCGTCTTCGTCCACCAATATAAACTATTCagaatataataaaactaatctgacaaaaaaaattaacatacgGAATTTAGGGACATAAAAGGACAATAAGTAGAATCATAGAAACCAATATAATATTGACACGCAGTGCCGGCCTTAACTGCGAGGGCCAGGGAGCTGTAGTGAGTCAAGTAGATAGGCGCTTCTGTACTGTCCATGTTCTCAGATTTCACAACAAAAACTAAAGATGAAACTAGGGGTGTTGCAAGTTCTCAAAAACTGGATGCAAGGGGAAATCAACACCTGCATTCTGGTATGGATTTCAGTTTACATCTCTCTGTCTTACTGTTTTTTCGCTGCAAAGATCATTCCCGCAGGCTTGTCAAGACTCTTCACTTTTCTCCCAGTCATCATCCTTTTCTTAGCCCTTCCTTTGAGCTTGCATTCTATCCATCTCGGAGGCATGACTGCATTTCTTGTTGCCTGGCTTTCTAACTTCAAACTGCTTATGTTGTGTTTCGACATTGGCCCTCTTTCGGGCCATTCTGTTTCCTTCATACATTTTCTGGCTATTGGTTCACTTCCGATCAGGATTCTGCAGCAGACCCCGTCTTCGAAGGCATCGGGGCATGGTTTGAAGGCGCCTCTGAGTTATGCTGCAAAAGTTCTTCTTGTAGTTCTGTTTGTTCGTGCGTATGACTATGTTGATCACATGCATCCGAGAGTTATTCCGTTTATGTATGTTTTTCATGTATACTTTGTTCTGGAACTCATCCTGGCTGGACTGGCTGCCGGAGCTCGAGCTCTGTTAGGTCTGGAGCTCGAGCCACCGTTTGATGAACCTTACTTGTCCACCTCGCTCCAAGACTTCTGGGGTAGGAGATGGAACATTATGGTCACACGTATTCTCCGACCCACGGCATACGAGCCCACCCTCAAAATCTTTTCCGTGATTTTAGGACGCCGGTGGGCGTATGTTCCGGCAATTCTGATCACGTTTCTTGTATCCGCAATCATGCATGAGCTCATATTCTACTACTTGGGGAGAACAAGGCCAGGGTGGGAGATCACATTGTTCTTTTTGTTCCATGGGTTCTTTTTGGTCACGGAGATAGCCGTGAAAAAAGCACTTGGCAACAGGTTGAGGTTTCCGAAATTTGTTTCCAGAGCATTGACAGCAGTGGTCGTGCTTGCCACGGGATTGTGCATGTTTCTGCCGCAGCTATTGAAGTGTAATGCTGATACCAGAGCATTTCAAGAATATGCAGCAGTCGGTGATTTTCTTAGAGATTTAGGTCATGCTATAATGGCGAAGTCTGATATTGGGACAAAACCCTAGAGCAGTTTTTTAGCATTGCAGAAACATCGCTGGGGTAGAAATCAGAATTTACCTGTACGATATCCCATGAAAATAATTGAGAAGACCATGAAACAATTACAAATACACATTTCAATTTGTAGTACTGAAATACATTACTCCTCATCAAATGACCCTGTAAAACATAAGGTAATGGAAACAAGTCAAACCCTTAAGCACTATAAGCATTATACCATTTGCAAGGTTTACATTGTATAAATTAATGGGAAGGTATAACCATATAAGCAATTCATCTCCCTAGATGTCTACTAGAAGATTCAAGTAAAAGCGTTCATACATGCTTCTTACTTTATCAAGCAAATTATCTGATTTATGTACATATACTTTCCAAAGTTATAGAAGCTTCCACTCGCAGAACAACATACAGAAGCAATTGGACACAAAGCCATCATAAGTTAGGCTCTGACAAGTGTCGTGGGTTTCAAAGCCAAAACCATCGTAAGTTACACTTTCTCAAGTGGACGTGTGTTTCTCCAAAGCCACTCGCGAGGAGAATCATTCAGCAATACCGAGACCTgtcaaaaaaaacagaaaatagtTGCATATATTTATACTACTACTGGCAGCTCTGAATTTAGATAATATGCTATGCAGTTCACAGACAACTGTCAAGATTCCATTCTTGCTtgttatatgatattatatgaaGGAACATTCCTGCATAAGCCTAAAAATAGCATTTAGCCAAAATGACTGAATATATAAAACACAAGATACCTATGACGGATCGTTTAGAATTGTTTTTAGCATAATTGGCATGACAGTTTTGCTGCCTAGTTAGTCATATTGCATGTTCACAACTTCACACACAAGCGAACTACCAGTCGAAAGGACAAGTCGGGGTAGTTGGGCCCAAATATATTTTACTATATAGTATTTTGTTGCTGTGGGTACAATTTGCCACAAACAAATCTCTCGCAGATCATTTCGGGTATACAGTTCAATTTTCTTGACAACTTGtatttttctctgaataaaattaaattatttggcaACATACATTCAATTTCTCACCAACCAAATTTCAATTTCTCACCAACATATATTCAATTCTTCTTACAATTAATTAGCCACTGATTATTAGGGTTGGTAAAATTGGACACGGCCCGAAACCCGACATGAAACAATACGAATTGGGCTCGGGGGACTTGAGTCTCAGGTCATGTTCAGATTGGGTAAAAATCTACCTGAAAAAATTGAGTCAGTTTCGGGTGAACCTTAAATTGACCCAAAATACATTAGTATTGATACTATATTTATGCAGTCTGTACAAAATGACTGATTCCTTGGTTTTAGGTCATGGCCCAACAATAGGCCCAATAAAAGATGAGAGACCTTATCTTTCATTATACTAAAGTCACAACCCTACTTACAAACATTcaatacttattatttttatgttctGATTATAACCTtcataaatatgtatttttttttaattcttacaAATCTACCAAGTCAAAATATGTGTTCTGTTGAAAATATGTGTATTTATGCATGTATTTGtatcattataatttaaaaattgcaTTTGTGCGTGTATATATAAATGTCAATAAGTGTGTATTGTATCATCTTCATTtgtaagatttttcttttactCTTGCAGTTGTCATATTGATGCGGGTCGGGTCTGGCCCAACCCATTTATATTTCGTGTCGTGTTGGGTTCGTGTATTTTAAAACTGATACCAGGTCGTGCTCAGGTAGAGAAATCTCAACCTGTTTCAGGTCGGGGTTGGGCTGATCAAGAAAAAGGACCGGGTACAATCGACCCAAAATTGCAACCCCTACTGATTATGCTGGAGAATTTTCTTTAATGTGACATTCAAAGGTTAGATTGATTGTACCCAAAATTGCAACCCCTACTGATTATGCTGGAGAATTTTCTTTAATGTGACATTCAAAGGTTAGATTGCCGTTATTATACTAATGAAAAACACAGACAACAAAGTATAGATGTTCACAGATTGTTAATGTACTGTAGTGATTGTCTACTCTTGCAACATCAACCCTGCTTATCTTAGATCAACCCTCAAGcaataacacacacacacaagagGGATAAAGGAGGGGGGGTAGATGAGAGATGAGCAAATAAAATAATCCAGATGTCCTGACCTTTTCCCAAACTTGAGAATGGTACTCATTGAGCCAATCGATCTCGGTAACAGAAAGCAAAGACATGTCTATCATTTTTGCCTGTACGGAGGAAAGGGTAAAACACTAATTAGTAACAGCTGATTATACTATTGGCCCAAATATCAGTTGAAAATGAGATATTTAAAGAGTTCAACTGTTTATTGTATAATTACAAACCATGCACGAGATTCAACATTAGGATTGGATAAACACAACACGGTTAATGGTTTTAAGATATTAAACCTAAACATTGTTTGTATACCTGTATCGGAACAAATGTGAGCTTTTCAAAACCAATATATTCAATACCTCCAAAGCGATTTGGAGTGTCCACTTCTTTTACATAAAGAAGATTCTGCATACCAAAGAAGTGCATGTATAAGAAAAAAATCCAAGAAAGTAACAAAGAAAGAAGATAACCCTCATTGGACCACTTAAATTTGATAAGAAACCCAATAAACGACAAAATCATTTGTagcaaaatcaaaatataagcaTTCTGGAACATACTACTCAAATTCACAAGGAACAGGGAGCATAAAAATGTTGAAACAGCATGTGGTGGCTGTATCGATTTGTATAAAGAGCAAGAATAGATATAATCTTCTGATGGAGAAATCAGTGTGGCAAATCAATAGGGCACATCACTGGAAAAATGAcggtataaataaaaataatgacgttttaaattttttgccaCGCAAAACAGGCCTGGACGCCCGCTTTTCAAATATTAGCACAAGTTCTGTTGTAATTATTAGTTTCCAATTATATAAATAGTTTTTGTAGAGCTAATAATGGCAAACGTTTAGAAATCTTGACTTTAGCCAGCTGCGGCCTGCAGGTTAAAGACTTGGAGCGATTGCAATTAGAAAATTTCTTCTTAAGAAGCCGGATATTCGATTAGGAGGTATCTTAGAGCCCTTTTTACGAACTTATGAGACTTGtccctttatataaatattatgtttgAAACTACTTTGATACATATTTGGAAAATAAACGGGTGCACTAAAGTTTACTTCTGATATTACtataaactaataattttatataaaaatggcAATATTTGGTTGACATAAGTTCATAGTTGGTGTCTTAATTTGTATATGGAAAGACAAAATCGCACCTAAGAACACTGGTAGTAGTGGTTAACCACTAATTAGGCCGTGTTTCTAGTTGAAACGTTATACTTCTAAGCTCGAAACCTTACTCTATTTATTGTTCCAATATTACAGGTCTTGCTTCTTGTTTCATAATGAAGTTGCTATCAAGGAAATACTGATGCAGTTTATAAGGAAGTTCAGactgagatgattgattgatcaAATTATCAACAATATTAGCCATCTAGGGTTTTGTGACTATTCATGTATTCAACAAATACTAGTTATCTTCAGAGTCTATTACtgtataatattcattaatgaAATATCTCACTTCAGTCCATGCCCCATGGTTTTGACAATTGATCGATTCAGAAATTTATTCCCATTCTTGCGTGATTCAAGAAGACAATGGGGCCTGTTAGGAATCAGCTTATGTGTAACAATTGTGTCTTGTAAGCTTAAAATCCTAACTTCTTTCACCGacgtattttatttttgaagtttGACTTCGTAAAAATGTAGATATATGATCACTTTAAAAGATATTTTGTAATATCCTATTATTAAATTACTAGTTTTTATACCTGAATAGTTATAAATTACCAATAAGTGTCCAAACTGATAAATTAGAAGTTACTTTTCACTTATAAGTAACTCCTTACTTATAAGCAATAACTCACTTTTTAAGTTAATCAAAACGGTCCCAATATACCTTACGGTCCTTTTCTGGGTgaactaataaataattaatttctgGACACAAGTTAAAAGGTTCAAAACACATCACTGCACAAGCTATTCAATTCTGTGCATGCTTGCTTTAAAAGCAAATCTTaccaaaaatgaaaaattctTTATAATGATGGTCTATTCTATCAGGCTAAAAGAATATACATACacaaaccctaaacccttaaaATGAATAGTATTGCACTTGATAATCGTGTTCTCACCTGACTCTTAATCCTATTGATCTGTAAACAACAAATCACATTTAAAATACCCTAAATTCTTTTTCTGTCTGCTAATAGAATTGTGTAAAACAAAGTCTGCGATTTCCTCAAGGGGTGGATGGATCCGGGTGATTTCCTCAAATCTCATCTGcatcttttctttttaataaaggACAAGAGATCAAAGCCAATAAGTAATGCCCAACTCATGATTgttttcatataatttaatttgagaAATTTCCATGTACAAAACCATATAAGAATTGTCATTGGGCGTGTGTTTATACGTGGCGAAAACACAGCACTTGCAAAACAAACTATTCCATTGTCACAATACAGGTAAAGAAACAaatgtaattataatttaaatggcAGTATTACCTCAATACGGATGCCGAAAGCATGATCCTCGTAATAACCAGGTTCATTGCTAACAACCATGCCTTTCATCAGCGGGGTCGTATTTCCAAAACGATAACTAATACTTTGAGGACCTTCATGAACATTAAGAGCAGCTCCAACACCATGCCCAGTACCTGATAAGATAAACTGCTAGCCCATATTATCAATAATCCAATGGTAAATTAAGCATAAGTAATGTAGAAAAAGTACCGTGCCGATAATCAAGCCCGATTTTCCAAAGGGAAGAACGAGCAAAAGCATCCAATACAAAGCCTGGGGTGTTTTCCGGAAAGACAGCCTGATCCAGAGCTATATGGCCCTGCAATCGAACATCATCACACATGCAAGCAAACAGAGTAAAATATATGTGTAGCAATGGAATTGAAGTATGCTAAGCATGTAACTAAGTTAAGATTACCTGTAAAACCCGGGTAAAACATTCTTTTTGCCATGCGGAAGGTTCACCAAAATGTACTGTTCGAGTGATATCAGTTGTTCCATCAACATATTGTGCTCCACTATCCAATAAAAAAAGTTTTTTAGCATCTACTAGGCCACAGCTATCTGGTTCTGGTTTATAATGTATTATTGCGCCATTTGCACCAGAACCTGTTGAATATGAATAAcgtaaaaatattagaaaattatGCATGAGCGCAAAACTGATAAAATCATTTATGCTGGCGATTCAATACTAACAGGATTTGGttgtattaaaatactaatcGGCAAGAGATTGCACCATAGCTTCGAATTCATATGTTCCTTGCAAGGAGTAAAAATAAGGGTTTCACAGAATATAGGATTCTTGGCTTCCTACATCGCCAGAGT
Protein-coding regions in this window:
- the LOC108204553 gene encoding acyl-CoA--sterol O-acyltransferase 1, with the protein product MKLGVLQVLKNWMQGEINTCILVWISVYISLSYCFFAAKIIPAGLSRLFTFLPVIILFLALPLSLHSIHLGGMTAFLVAWLSNFKLLMLCFDIGPLSGHSVSFIHFLAIGSLPIRILQQTPSSKASGHGLKAPLSYAAKVLLVVLFVRAYDYVDHMHPRVIPFMYVFHVYFVLELILAGLAAGARALLGLELEPPFDEPYLSTSLQDFWGRRWNIMVTRILRPTAYEPTLKIFSVILGRRWAYVPAILITFLVSAIMHELIFYYLGRTRPGWEITLFFLFHGFFLVTEIAVKKALGNRLRFPKFVSRALTAVVVLATGLCMFLPQLLKCNADTRAFQEYAAVGDFLRDLGHAIMAKSDIGTKP